A segment of the Fibrobacter succinogenes subsp. succinogenes S85 genome:
GCTATTCGTTGGTGGCTCTTTAACAACATGAGCCAGAGCCCAACAATTGACGAAACGACGCACTTGGTTACAGGTCCGAAGGAAAACACCATCGCCAACATGAAGAAGGCTTTGGACATCGCCGAAGAATACGGTGTGATGGTCTCGATGTGCCTTTTCAGCCACAACTTGATGGAACCGAACCAGTGGGGTCTTTACAACGAAAAGCTAGACATTACCGCAAACGAATTGCTTTTCGAAGACGCGGGCACCAAGGCTTTTATTGACAACGTTCTTATTCCGGTCGTGAAAGCCATTGGCAATCACAAAGCGCTCATGACTTGGGAAGTCTTTAACGAACCCGAGGGCATGACTAGCGAATGCAGCGGCTGGACTACAAAGAAGATGGCTCTTGCCAAAATCCAGAAGTTTACGAACAAGGTTGCAGCAGCCATCCACACGACAAACCCGGAACTTCTCGTTTCGACCGGTAGCGTGAACATCAAGTATCAGAAGCATTGGAATGACGCAGCCCTCATCGAAGCGGGTGGCGAAGCCAACGGTACGCTTGACTTTTTCCAGACGCACTATTACCCGTACTGGCAAGACAATTCCGTAAGCCCGTTCGTAAACACTGCGGCCCAAATGGCGACCAAGTACAGCTACGACAGCAAGCCGATGATCATCGGTGAATTCCCGGCAAGCGGTTGGGCTGGCGATACATACCGCTCCAATTTTGCCGCAAAGACAGAAATTACAACGGAAGAATGCTACCGCAAGGCTTTTGACGGTGGTTATGCAGGCGCTCTCGCCTGGCAGTACATCGGCGACAAGACCGAAGCGAATTTCGGTGGTTACAGCTACACGATTGATCCCGCGCTCAAGGCAATGACGGCTCTCGCCGCAACGGAAGAAGCCTCCATCAAGATCAAGGATGTGGACATTTCCGGCTCCACGGGCGGAAACGGCATGATGGCCGTGACTTACGGCGCCGACAACGGCCAGGTCGAATACCAGAACAAGGGCGGCTGGGACCTCTCCGGCGCAACGACGTTCACTTGGACAGCCAAGAACAATGGCAAGACCGATGCCGACATCTACTTGATTTTCAAGCTCACGGATTCCTGGACATGGACCGAAACGGACGGCAGCTGCAAGGTTCCGGCAGGCGAAAAGGTCACTTGC
Coding sequences within it:
- a CDS encoding T9SS type A sorting domain-containing protein; amino-acid sequence: MNSFKTLIAASLLGTAAFAAPGLKVSGTDLQYNGKKIFFSGTNLAWSDYNSDVGASPLDENAWRKAVEGTRAAGGNAIRWWLFNNMSQSPTIDETTHLVTGPKENTIANMKKALDIAEEYGVMVSMCLFSHNLMEPNQWGLYNEKLDITANELLFEDAGTKAFIDNVLIPVVKAIGNHKALMTWEVFNEPEGMTSECSGWTTKKMALAKIQKFTNKVAAAIHTTNPELLVSTGSVNIKYQKHWNDAALIEAGGEANGTLDFFQTHYYPYWQDNSVSPFVNTAAQMATKYSYDSKPMIIGEFPASGWAGDTYRSNFAAKTEITTEECYRKAFDGGYAGALAWQYIGDKTEANFGGYSYTIDPALKAMTALAATEEASIKIKDVDISGSTGGNGMMAVTYGADNGQVEYQNKGGWDLSGATTFTWTAKNNGKTDADIYLIFKLTDSWTWTETDGSCKVPAGEKVTCSIDISSFADRNKTLSITLANYASGYTGTVIYDDIKAGDLTLFDFNTDKYDAFKRGYENTEEMIPEIKIVFDENYVYGKTSISKSKLAATSKFSINGDKITLNTKAKGQVSVDVFGMNGRIVATLFNGMLGAGNYVFSLADMPKGQYIIRMKGAGITTTQPVIVK